From a region of the Vanrija pseudolonga chromosome 2, complete sequence genome:
- the L2HGDH gene encoding L-2-hydroxyglutarate dehydrogenase, mitochondrial, translating to MASYAARLRTAYPFKAPSTSVDHLVVGGGVVGLSVAAGLVNTAGRDRTTFVVERRGLLGQETTARNSEVIHSGIYYPVGSLKSRFCIRGRDLLYKRAAALDIRHRKTGKLIVATDKHQIPYLDQLNEHTQHPSFSTGGEVSARSPNSVIPAYFLSGDEAREMEPDLSPDVCAALYVPDTGIVDSAGLVDSLAREIEEEDYLAAAPGVGVGLSGGRDYERGEGVVVPGTRVVRVDREENGPGWVVQLETGWEGIPEGEKGEVEAVRADVVIDAAGLNCLSLTENLVPEKERLGMWISKGNYMSYKGPGVSNIQRLIYPCPGRTLDHLGTHLTLDLDGNVRFGPDAEPLGTDADSRANPDYWTSHLAASEAQLEAIGRAAREYLPGVDASRLTPDYAGFRPNIRPPGAGFFDFVVRHAPERRGLVELMGFASPGLTSSLAAGEYVARLVRREVWNEAAGAEKLAEGWEL from the exons ATGGCATcgtacgccgcgcgcctgcgcACCGCATACCCCTTCAAGGCGCCCAGTACGAgcgtcgaccacctcgtcgtgggcggcggcgtcgtcgggctcaGCGTCGCTGCTGGCTTGGTGAACACTGCTGGCCGGGACCGGACGACgtttgtcgtcgagcggcggggaCTT CTGGGACAAGAGACGAC cgccCGCAACTCCGAAGTCATCCACTCGGGCATCTACTACCCCGTCGGCTCGCTCAAGTCGCGCTTCTGCAtccgcggccgcgacctgcTGTacaagcgcgccgcggcgctggacATCCGGCACCGCAAGACCGGCAAG CTCATCGTGGCCACGGACAAGCACCAGATCCCGTACCTCGACCAGCTGAACGAGCACACGCAGCACCCGTCCTTCTCGACAGGCGGGGAggtgtcggcgcgctcgccgaaCAGCGTGATCCCGGCGTACTTCCTGtccggcgacgaggcgcgggaGATGGAGCCTGATCTCTCTCCGGACGTGTGCGCGGCGCTGTACGTGCCCGATACGGGCATTGTCGATTCCGCcgggctcgtcgactcgctcgcgcgcgagatCGAAGAGGAGGATTATCTTGCCGCTGCGCcaggcgtcggcgtcggcttgaGCGGTGGCCGCGActacgagcgcggcgagggcgtagTCGTGCCCGGCACGCGCGTGGTGCGGGTCGACCGCGAAGAGAACGGGCCCGGCTGGGTCGTCCAGCTCGAAACTGGCTGGGAAGGCATCCCagagggcgagaagggcgaggttgaggccgtgcgcgccgacgttgtcatcgacgccgctggGCTCAACTGCCTCAGCTTGACAGAGAACCTCGTGCCGGAGAAAGAGAGGCTCGGGATGTGGATCTCGAAGG GCAACTACATGTCCTACAAGGGCCCCGGTGTCTCCAATATCCAGCGGCTCATCTACCCGTGCCCCGGCCGCAcactcgaccacctcggcacccACCTG acgctcgacctcgacggcaacgTGCGCTTCGGGccggacgccgagccgctcggGACGgacgccgactcgcgcgCCAACCCCGACTACTGGACGTcgcacctcgccgcgtccgaggcgcagctcgaggcgattgggcgcgcggcgcgcgagtaCCTGCCCGGCGTGGACGCGTCGCGCCTGACCCCCGACTATGCCGGCTTCCGGCCCAACATCCGCCCGCCGGGCGCAGGCTTCTTCGACTTTGTCGTCCGCCACGCgcccgagcgccgcggcctcgtcgagctcatggGCTTTGCTAGTCCCGGCCTGACTAGcagccttgccgccggcgagtatgtcgcgcgcctcgtgcgccgcgaggtgtggaacgaggcggcgggtgccGAGAAGCTCGCAGAGGGGTGGGAGCTGTAG
- the YDL086W gene encoding Putative carboxymethylenebutenolidase — translation MLIKTSYHDIPTKANGRAGTIRIFIIEPNVPGYPEAKFPGCVVFSEIYQVTGPVERFAGNIASEGYVVALPSSFHEFEGPEAIPYDTEGTDRGNKYKIEKTVEAYDEDATLSIDFLSSLPSCNGRIAATGMCLGGHLALRAAFDPRVLSTFCYFATDVHSATLGKGKSDDTLIRVKKGDLTGKGEVVLIFGKQDTHVDRAGRTLIRETLDDAGATFSFVEVQAQHAFIRDEASKGRWDAALSRSLFTLMIESFTRLVARDLGPKKSSGQKIEHVC, via the exons atgCTTATCAAGACCTCGTACCACGACATCCCAACCAAGGCCAACGGCCGCGCGGGCACCATCAGGATCTTCATCATCGAGCCCAACGTCCCAGGCTACCCCGAGGCCAAGTTCCCCGGCT GTGTGGTCTTCTCCGAGATCTACCAGGTCACTGGGCCCGTTGAGCGGTTCGCTGGAAACATCGCTTCGGAGGGTtacgtcgtcgctctcccCTCGAGCTTTCACGAGTTCGAGGGACCCGAAGCTATCCCCTACGACACGGAGGGTACCGACCGCGGCAACAAGTACAAG ATTGAGAAGACTGTCGAGGCGTACGACGAG GACGCGACTCTCTCCATCGACTTCCTGTCTTCCCTCCCCAGCTGCAATGGCCGTATCGCCGCGACCGGCATGTGTCTCGGCGGCCACTTG GCTCTCCGC GCGGCCTTCGACCCCCGCGTCCTGAGCACATTCTGCTACTTTGCCACCGA cgTTCACTCGGCCACGCTTGGCAAGGGCAAGTCGGACGACACGCTCATCAGGGTCAAGAAGGGTGACCTGACGGGCAAGGGTGAGGTGGTCCTTATCTTCGGCAAGCAG GACACgcacgtcgaccgcgccggaCGGACGCTTATCCGCGAGACGCTTGACGATGCAGGAGCGACTTTCTCG TTCGTCGAGGTCCAGGCGCAGCACGCGTTTatccgcgacgaggcgtcCAAGGGCCGGTGGGACGCTGCGCTCTCCCGCTCGCTGTTCACGCTCATGATCGAGTCGTTTACTCGCCTCGtggcgcgcgacctcggcccgAAGAAGAGCTCGGGGCAGAAGATTGAGCATGTGTGTTAA
- the SPBC19G7.10c gene encoding DNA topoisomerase 2-associated protein pat1: MSGFFGFDTALPDRGKAPQQPGGFQGFAQPGDDFTGLGGAGAGEEEDLAVYQWGEGAGGLLETGDDFNDETFGDAGGFDGDFQFSSQPQQQSSKPRVASTRSHFGPKAHVDLFAATEDDFYSSRPTPKKSNKPSKKQQQRQPEPEPLWAKASPANAWGAAPAGKTHAQSGSISRAAPPPQQILSIDEIEAEMSRTSIDQPRAPQSQQVLSLEEIESQLVGGAPQQQQAQQQQHHHQQPPQHQQAWQHPQQHQQPPAGPTPPPQGAQITPPPAGLPDSGYARGQALLDSMFPDLGSAAPAQQQQHQQQQHFQGPPPDQRQPSPEELARMEALHHRISAKIEAMSKHNNLMGNSDKDFITRIQLSQLASSDPYSSDFYAQVYSALVRRREAADGHGPAPTVVQVAPGMGFGVGGAAGNRFGKMGTSTMQRLNTQVKKLVSTTAKRQANMSNDALQGALGRVPRRGATQAAPRPVLAVPQAHRPEHRPVNVLNQSTGITRPALTRKQVMFALEELYDDVLELEQMRRDAPPPTDVPRVEAWNAACSAKVEGLWKKLMVMEPLTISNPHPFISLINPLKGQRLFPRLLRHLPQQQALTLLTLLIATYPQLNVVARAPPPPVADSSLLTKADRLDRAQREAETDSFLHNIIPGVDMLINQCNLGLVSGLLGIVAQRMEVWKVASTRPGVALFTALLSRAQTLVRAPQPDPNHPDQPAPVDPAEVDQWNKTFAYLLHLVMPHLPELFPSSQAQKFAFGPGAYLLGGDAAGAKQFNEKEGMEMERREAETWAFAAALAVNAPEGEQTNLVAALREKILHTVQAARDPHTPRARAELKLRNVNMFLHGLGLDASMIE; encoded by the exons ATGTCAGGCTTCTTCGGCTTTGACACGGCATTACCTGACCGCGGCAAAGCACCCCAGCAGCCAGGCGGCTTCCAGGGCTTTGCTCAGCCCGGCGACGACTTCACCGGTctcggtggcgccggcgcaggcgaggaggaggacctgGCCGTCTACCAGTGGGGTGAGGGTGCCGGTGGCCTCCTCGAGACGGGCGACGACTTCAACGACGAGACGTtcggcgacgctggcggctTTG ACGGCGACTTCCAGTTCTCATCACAGCCCCAGCAACAGTCGAGCAAGCCCCGTGTTGCGTCGACCAGGTCGCACTTTGGCCCCAAGGCCCATGTCGACCTGTTTGCAGCGACCGAGGATGACTTTTACAGCTCGCGCCCAACGCCCAAGA AGTCGAACAAGCCCAGcaagaagcagcagcagcgccagcccgAGCCTGAGCCGCTTTGGGCCAAGGCTTCGCCTGCGAACGCATGGGGTGCTGCTCCCGCTGGCAAGACACATGCCCAGTCCGGATCCATCTCGCGTGctgcccctccccctcaGCAGATCCTGTCgatcgacgagatcgaggctGAGATGAGCCGCACGAGCATCGACCAGCCGCGCGCTCCCCAGAGCCAGCAGGTCCTTtcgctcgaggagattgagagCCAGCTGGTCGGTGGCGcccctcagcagcagcaggcccaacagcagcagcaccaccaccagcagccaccccagcaccagcaggCATGGCAGCACCctcagcagcaccagcagcctCCTGCTGGCCCAACACCCCCGCCGCAGGGAGCACAGATCACTCCCCCGCCTGCCGGTCTCCCCGACTCGGGTTACGCCCGTGGCCAGGCCCTTCTTGACAGCATGTTCCCCGACcttggctcggcggcgccagcccagcaacagcagcaccagcagcagcagcacttCCAGGGCCCTCCCCCCGACCAGCGCCAGCCTTcgcccgaggagctcgctCGCATGGAGGCACTGCACCATCGCATCTCGGCCAAGATCGAGGCCATGTCCAAGCACAACAACCTCATGGGCAACTCGGACAAGGACTTTATCACCCGTATTCAGCTGTCGCagctcgcgtcgtcggacCCCTACTCGTCCGACTTCTACGCCCAGGTCTactcggcgctcgtgcgccgccgTGAGGCTGCCGATGGCCACGGCCCTGCGCCGACAGTCGTCCAGGTCGCCCCAGGAATGGGCTTTGGTGTgggcggtgccgccggcaaccGTTTCGGCAAGATGGGCACGTCGACGATGCAACGCCTCAACACGCAGGTCAAGAAGCTCGTCTCGACCACGGCCAAGCGCCAGGCGAACATGTCCAATGACGCTCTCCAgggcgccctcggccgtgTCCCCCGCCGCGGAGCTACCCAGGCTGCTCCCCGCCCAGTGCTCGCCGTCCCTCAGGCCCACCGTCCAGAGCACCGTCCGGTCAACGTCCTCAACCAGTCGACGGGCATCACCCGCCCTGCGCTTACGCGCAAGCAGGTCATGTTCGCGCTGGAGGAGCTctacgacgacgtgctcgagctcgagcagatgcgccgcgacgccccgcccccgaccGACGTCCCCCGCGTCGAGGCGTGGAACGCTGCTTGCTCtgccaaggtcgagggccTGTGGAAGAAGCTCATGGTTATGGAGCCCCTGACGATCAGCAACCCCCACCCGTTCATCTCGCTCATCAACCCGCTCAAGGGCCAGCGCCTCTTCCCCCGTCTCCTGCGTCACCtgccccagcagcaggcgctcACTCTCCTCACGCTTCTCATCGCCACCTACCCCCAGCTCAACGTtgtcgcccgcgcgcccccaccgccggttgccgactcgtcgctgctcaccaaggccgacaGGCTGgaccgcgcgcagcgcgaaGCCGAGACCGACTCGTTCCTGCACAACATCATCCCCGGCGTTGACATGCTCATCAACCAGTGcaaccttggcctcgtctcGGGTCTCCTTGGCATTGTCGCGCAGCGCATGGAGGTGTGGAAggtcgcgtcgacgcgtcccGGTGTGGCACTGTTCACCGCCTTACTCTCCCGCGCGCAGACCCTCGTCCGTGCGCCGCAGCCCGACCCGAACCATCCCGATCAGCCTGCGCCAGTGGAcccggccgaggtcgaccagTGGAACAAGACGTTTGCCTACCTGCTCCACCTCGTCATGCCCCACCTGCCCGAGCTCTTCCCGTCGTCGCAGGCACAAAAGTTTGCGTTTGGTCCTGGCGCGTACCTCCTCGGTGGagacgctgccggcgcgaAGCAGTTCAACGAGAAGGAGGGCATGGAGAtggagcgccgcgaggccgagacaTGGGCGTTCGCCGCTGCTCTCGCCGTCAACgcgcccgagggcgagcagaccaaccttgtcgccgcgctgcgcgagaaGATCTTGCATACGGTGCAGGCCGCGCGTGACCCGCACACGCCACGGGCACgggccgagctcaagctccGCAACGTGAACATGTTCCTGcacggccttggcctcgacgcgtcgatgATTGAGTAA